Proteins from one Micromonospora sp. M71_S20 genomic window:
- a CDS encoding aminopeptidase P family protein, producing MTEGRTDSRPADGTESHDPDFPEAFLAFMRQGWRDTTLPVGPRPEVPNHAKRRAALSAAFPGETLVIPTGGEKVRANDTDHPFRPGSDFAYLTGDHDPDGVLVLRPNGSGHDATLHMRPRSSRRTDEFFRSRHGELWVGRRHTLAEKSTELGLPTADLTELDATLADLAPGRTRVLRGFDGRVDAAVRPYDGHRAEGQPARDRELAIAISELKLVKDEWEIAQLQDAVDATVRGFEDVARALPADRGVSERLLEGIFALRARHDGNDVGYGSIVGAGEHATILHWVHNHGTTRPGELLLMDMGVENRNLYTADVTRVLPVDGRFTPLQRQVYDAVHTAQQAGIDAIRPGVAFREVHLASMRVLAQALSDLGLLPGSVDEAMDGRSTVYRRWTLHGTSHMLGLDVHDCANARKEKYRDGTLGEGYVLTVEPGLYFQPEDELVPEELRGIGVRIEDDILVTATGAVNLSAGLPRAADEVETWLAEQREAGPRLPG from the coding sequence ATGACCGAGGGACGTACCGACAGCCGGCCGGCGGACGGCACCGAGTCTCACGACCCGGACTTCCCCGAGGCGTTCCTGGCGTTCATGCGGCAGGGCTGGCGGGACACCACCCTGCCGGTCGGCCCGCGACCCGAGGTGCCGAACCACGCCAAGCGACGGGCCGCGCTCTCGGCGGCCTTCCCGGGCGAGACCCTGGTGATCCCCACCGGTGGCGAGAAGGTACGCGCCAACGACACCGACCACCCGTTCCGCCCGGGCAGCGACTTCGCCTACCTGACCGGCGACCACGACCCTGACGGCGTGCTCGTGCTGCGGCCGAACGGGTCGGGCCACGACGCCACCCTGCACATGCGGCCCCGCTCGTCGCGGCGGACCGACGAGTTCTTCCGCAGCCGGCATGGCGAGCTGTGGGTCGGCCGGCGGCACACCCTGGCCGAGAAGTCGACCGAGCTGGGCCTGCCCACGGCGGACCTGACCGAGCTGGACGCGACGCTGGCCGACCTGGCGCCGGGGCGCACCCGGGTGCTGCGCGGCTTCGACGGGCGGGTGGACGCGGCCGTGCGCCCGTACGACGGCCACCGCGCCGAGGGCCAGCCGGCCCGCGACCGGGAGCTGGCGATCGCCATCTCGGAGCTGAAGCTGGTCAAGGACGAGTGGGAGATCGCCCAGCTCCAGGACGCGGTCGACGCGACCGTCCGGGGCTTCGAGGACGTGGCCCGGGCGCTGCCGGCGGACCGGGGCGTGTCGGAGCGGCTGCTGGAGGGGATCTTCGCGCTGCGCGCCCGACACGACGGCAACGACGTCGGCTACGGCTCGATCGTCGGCGCGGGCGAGCACGCCACGATCCTGCACTGGGTGCACAACCACGGCACGACGCGGCCGGGCGAGCTGCTGCTGATGGACATGGGCGTGGAGAACCGCAACCTCTACACCGCCGATGTCACGCGGGTGCTGCCGGTCGACGGCCGGTTCACCCCGCTGCAGCGCCAGGTCTACGACGCCGTGCACACCGCGCAGCAGGCCGGCATCGACGCCATCCGGCCCGGCGTGGCGTTCCGGGAGGTCCACCTGGCCTCGATGCGGGTGCTCGCCCAGGCGCTGTCCGACCTGGGCCTGCTGCCGGGCAGCGTCGACGAGGCCATGGACGGCAGGTCGACGGTGTACCGGCGCTGGACGCTGCACGGCACCAGCCACATGCTCGGCCTCGACGTGCACGACTGCGCGAACGCCCGCAAGGAGAAGTACCGGGACGGCACGCTGGGCGAGGGCTACGTGCTCACCGTCGAGCCCGGGCTCTACTTCCAGCCGGAGGACGAGCTGGTTCCCGAGGAGCTGCGCGGGATCGGCGTCCGGATCGAGGACGACATCCTGGTCACCGCGACCGGCGCGGTGAACCTCTCCGCCGGGCTGCCGCGTGCCGCCGACGAGGTGGAGACCTGGCTGGCCGAGCAGCGCGAGGCCGGTCCCCGCTTGCCCGGCTGA
- a CDS encoding class F sortase has protein sequence MVVLVTLTGAGLIVHAATASDPVGPPPQPDPAAAPLSPLADEPTTPDPAPSRANTSPTLGGMPRSQPTRIRIPRIGVDAPTTPLGLDRNQQIAVPPFNQPDTAGWYKLGPSPGETGTAVVVGHVDSRATGRAVFFRLGSLKPKDAIELLRKDGKKARFIVDGVARYPKTKLPLKQVYGHTGKAQLRVITCGGGYDKAARSYKDNIVVFATLVP, from the coding sequence ATGGTCGTCCTCGTCACGCTCACCGGAGCAGGATTGATCGTGCACGCGGCCACGGCATCCGATCCGGTCGGACCGCCACCACAGCCCGACCCCGCCGCCGCACCGCTGTCGCCGCTGGCGGACGAGCCCACCACACCAGATCCGGCGCCGAGCAGAGCCAACACGTCGCCGACGTTGGGCGGGATGCCGCGATCGCAACCCACCCGCATCAGGATCCCGCGGATCGGCGTTGACGCGCCGACGACTCCGCTCGGGCTGGACCGGAACCAGCAGATCGCGGTCCCGCCGTTCAATCAGCCCGATACGGCCGGGTGGTACAAGTTGGGACCGAGTCCCGGCGAGACCGGGACCGCGGTGGTGGTGGGCCACGTCGACTCCCGCGCCACCGGGCGAGCAGTCTTCTTTCGCCTGGGCTCGCTGAAACCGAAAGACGCCATCGAGTTGCTCCGCAAGGATGGCAAGAAGGCCCGGTTCATCGTCGACGGCGTGGCCCGCTACCCGAAGACCAAGCTCCCGCTGAAGCAGGTCTACGGTCACACCGGCAAGGCGCAACTCCGCGTGATCACCTGTGGTGGCGGCTACGACAAGGCAGCGAGGTCGTACAAGGACAACATCGTGGTGTTCGCGACGTTGGTGCCATGA